Part of the Paenibacillus sp. FSL R7-0273 genome is shown below.
CGCAATAAGGCCTATCCGGTCATGAAGGATGCCGCGCTGTTTTGCCTGGACTGGCTGATTGAAAATGAAGACGGGGCATTCATTACTTCCCCGTCCACCTCACCGGAGCATAAGTTCCATGCCGGAGGGGGACTGCATGCTGTAACTGCGGCAGCCGCAATGGATCTGTCGCTGATCGCTGAATTGTTTGACAGCTGCATAGAGTCGGCCGGGCTGCTGCAGACAGATGAAGAATTTGCAGCCGAGCTACGGCGTACGAAGGAGCGGCTGCAGCCTCTGCGCATCGGGCAGCAGGGACGGCTGCAGGAGTGGGCTGCGGATTATCAGGAGCAGGATGTCCATCATCGCCACGTTTCCCATCTGGTCGGCGTATATCCGGGCCGTCTGATCTCAGAGGAGTCTGCGCCGGAGCTGTTCCGTGCTGCCAGAACCGCGCTTGAGATCCGGGGGGACGGCGGAACAGGCTGGAGCCTGGGCTGGAAGATCAGCCTGTGGGCCCGTTTCAAGGACGGCAACCGGGCCGAGCGCCTGATTACAAACCTGCTGAACCTTGTCAGGGAGAATGAGACGGATCATAACCGGGCGGCTGAGGGCGGCGTATATGCGAACCTGTTCGATGCCCATCCGCCGTTCCAGATTGACGGCAATTTTGCGGCCACCTCGGGCATTGCCGAGATGCTGCTGCAGTCACACCAGGGCTTTCTGGAGCTGCTGCCGGCGCTGCCGGACTCCTGGCCTGAAGGGTTTGTTAAGGGCTTGAGGGCCAGAGGCGGCTATGAAGTGGACATAGACTGGATTAACGGAGGCTTGTCAGGTGCGGCGGTTACAGCATCCCGTACCCAAACCTGCAGCATAGCTGCCCGCTGTAATATTGAAGTTACTGAAGCCGGAAATGCAAGGGTTAAGACTGCTGCCAGAGACGGGATCACAGAATTTACAGCTGAAGCTGGTAAGCGGTATATTATTTCGGTTATATAATAGTCAGTAAAACATCAAAAAAACCTCATTGCTGAGGTTTTTTTGCGTGTACAAATCGCTGCTCCGGATTGAAGGTCAGCCGGTAGGCCGTGGGCGAGAAGCCGGTGGCCGCCTTGAAGGTTCTTGACAGGTAAGAGATGTCGGGAATTCCTACCCGTTCGCCTATTTCCGCCAAGAGAAGGTTGGTGGTCACCAGCAGCAGCTTGGCTTCCTCGAGCCTTTTTTTATTGATGTATTGGATCGGTGAAGTTCCAAACTGCCTTTTGAATACACGGATAAAATAATTGGGCTGCAGGTGTGCCTGCTCCGCGAGCTCTTCAATCGTCAGATTCCGGTGATAATAGCGCTGGATATGCGAGATCACCTGCTGGAGCGGCTCGGATACGGCAGCCGGCCGGAGACCGCTCCGGGTCACGGCTACCTGCTCCAGGTAATAGGAGATGAGCCTCAGCATGGCGGCTTTGACCAGCAGCGGGCCGGTAACGGAATCGTCTTTATGGTATTTCAGTAATTCGCGGAAAAGCTCAGCCGCGCCGCTGTCCTGCCCCGTGCCGATCATCACCGGTGTCTGCAGCAGGTCAAACAAATTGCGTTCCCCGATCCGTGCGGTAAAATGGCACCAGTATTTGGTATACCGCGGTCCGGAAGTATACGAAAAGGACTGCTTGACGCCCTGAGGCATCAGGAACCACTCTCCGGGCTGCGGGGTGTATTCCGTATCACCTATTTTCAGCCAGCCCTCCCCTTCGCAGATCAGATAAAACTTATTGTAGTCAGGCGTGTAGTCCAGCTCCCGCCAGTCACTCCATACCTGGTTGTAGCCTGCAGCGGTTACGCGTACTTCCAGATTCTCCATGTACATCCGGGTTAATTGCTGGTTGTTCACTATTTACGCTCCGTTTCCTGTGCAGTGGATTCACTAAGCATCGGTAATGATTTTAGCATGCATTAGTTAAATTCGGCTATTTTTTTGAGGAAAGGGCTTACAGCCCTTAAACTTCCATAAATCCAATATTTACAAAAATGGCTGCACGTCGTACAGTTCAAATATGGATTTCTTATAACATGAAGGTGGATAAAAATGGCTTACAGTGAAAATGAATTGCGTGCATCGTTAATTTCTGCCGTTCCCATCATTCTGGACAGGCATTACCAGTCACTAGCCGGCAAAAATACGGAATTTGCCTTGTTTATTACTATGCATAAGGAGATGCTGGATTCAAGCTTCAGGGATATTCTGGTGCTTATGATTGAGGCCTTTTTTATGGAAGCCGAGGATTACGTGCGGTATCTGGATGTACAGCAGCGCGAAGGCGCCCAGCAAGGGGTGTTCATGGCAGAGCTGCTGGGCAAGCATTATGATCTGATGCTGGAAATGAGCAAGGATCTGAACCTTACGGCCCAGAATGTGATGTTCCGGATTATAGAGGATCAGGTGGATGATTCTGCGGGCCGCCTGCTGTTCAATGAACGTCTGGTCGAATGCAACTGGGCCCGCTTTACCGGTTTCGCCCAAGGCTATCTGTCCAACAAGAATCAGGAAATTGACAGTCTGCATGAACAAAAAATCGCGGTAATGGGACAGATGGCAGCAGGCATGGCCCATGAAATCCGTAATCCGCTGGCTTCAATTAAGGGCTTTGCCCAGCTTGTCAACAACCGCTTGAATGAGCCTGTAATCAAGGCGGCAGAGCTGCGCACCTATCTTGATATTACCATCAAGGAAATCGACAATCTGAACAAGCTGGTTACCGATTTTCTGGTGCTGTCCCGTAAAGGGGATATCGTCACGAATGACGGTGAAATTTTTAACGTGATCGAGGTTGTCCATCGAGTGATCAATATCGTGAATCAGCTGATACTCAGCGATAATATCGTTCTGAATGTGAACTATTCTACAGAGCAGCTGCTGACCCTGGGCAGCGCCTCACAGCTGGAGCAGGTTTTTCTGAATATTTTAAAGAACAGTATTGACTCCTTCACGATCTACAGCGGCAGAATCGACGTTACAATTACAGTGCAGGCGGAGACAAGCCAGATTGTGCTGATTTTTGCCGATAACGGCGTGGGGATTCCGGAGGATAAGCTGAACCGGATCTTTGATCCCTTTTTTACCACCAAGCAAAAAGGAACCGGTATCGGATTATCCATCTGCAAGCAATTGATTGAAACGTACGGCGGACAGATCCAGGTGGATTCCAAGGTTCATGTAGGGACGAGTGTAAAGGTCAGCCTGCCCCTGGTTAATGACCCGGTGTATATGGATGAGGCTGTCTTATAGACGGCAGCGCATATGCGATATAGGTGATATTTAGGAAGACCTGCCAGACGGCGGGTCTTTTTGCTTTGTTACAGTTTTACTGCGATCTTTAGAGCCGGGCAGAGACAGACAGTTGAGAGATTTCGCTATTTAAAAGTGTATAGTTAATATAAATATTAATTAAATGGCGTTGACAGGAATCATAATAATTGATTTTTCGCAAAAAAATCGATCGTTTCAATAATATTGGATTGACTCCGCCTGGATCATCTGCCTATAATACTTTTGTAATTATAAATATATTAATATAAATGTTAACTAAATAAAAGTTTTATTAGAGAGGAACAGGATCAATGAATAACCAGACCAAGCTGAAGGTGTACACGCAAAAGACTGGAGCAGCGCTGGGCGATATGTTCGGTATTTTCTTTGAGGACCTTAATCATGCCGCAGACGGGGGATTGTATGCAGAGCTGGTTCAGAACCGCTCGTTTGAATTTGACCCGATCGACCATCCCAGCTATCATGCGTTGACTGCCTGGGACAAGGTGGAGCGCGGCGGCGGGCGTGCGGAGCTGACAGTGGAGAGCGAATCCCCGTTTCACTCCAAAAACCCGCATTATGCGGTTATCCAGATTATCGAGCCGGGAGACGGTGTCGGCCTGTCCAATGCCGGCTTTAACACCGGTATTCCCGTAAAGAAAGGCGGAAATTATCTGTTCTCCGTCTATGCACGGCGCACGGACAGCTTCAATGTGCCTGTACGTGTCCTCATTGAGGACCGGAACGGCGAGGTGTGCGCATCAGCTGAGCTTGCTGTGGATTCCGCTGACTGGCGGAAATACGAAGCCGTTCTGACCGCTGGCTGCACCGATAATGCCTGCAGGCTGGTCATCCTGACCGGCGGGCAGGGCAGGCTGGAGCTTGATCTGGTGTCCCTGTTCCCGGAGAAGACCTACCTTGGACGCCGCAACGGGCTGCGCGAGGATATCGCCGTCCTGCTGGCCGATATGAAGCCGAAATTCATGCGTTTTCCCGGCGGCTGTCTTGTTCATGACGGATCATTGAATCCCGATGACCGGAATTCAATGTACCGCTGGAAGAATACGATCGGCGAGCTTGCTGAACGTCCGGCGAGACGGAATAACTGGCAGTATAATCAGACCCTGGGCCTCGGCTACTATGAGTATTTCCAGTTCTGCGAAGATATCGGGGCCAAGGCGATCCCTGTATTGCCGGGCGGCTATGACCCGCACCATAAGCGCATCGTTCCGCTTGACGAGCTGGGGCCGTGGATTCAGGATGCCCTGGACCTGATTGAATTTGCCATTGGTGACGCATCCACGGAGTGGGGAGCGATCCGCAGCTCACTCGGTCATCCCGAGCCGTTCGGCCTGGAATATATTGCGATCGGCAACGAGGAGGTCGGCGAGCCATTCTTTGAGCGGTATCCGTATTTCCATAAGGCCATTAAGCAGCAGTATCCGGATATTAAGGTGATTAACAGCAGCGGCCCGTTCGCTGCCGGCGGTGAATATGAGCGGGGCTGGGCTTCGGCCAGAGAACACGGCTCAGATCTTGTTGACGAGCATTACTACCAGTCCCCGGAGTGGTTCCTGGCCAATATGGACCGGTACGACAGCTTCAAGGCTGATGAGCCTAAGGTGTTCCTGGGTGAATATGCATCCTGGGGCAACACCTATTATAATGCGCTGGTGGAAGCCGCATTCATGACCCGGCTGGAGCGCAATGCCCATGCTATCGGCCTGGCCTGCTATGCGCCGATGCTGTGCAATGTCGACTATGTTAACTGGAAGCCGGATATGATCTGGTTTAACAACCATGAAGCGTTCGGTACACCGAACTACTATGTCCAGAAGCTGTTCATGAACCATCACGGAGACCGGCTGCTGGAGATCGATGCCGAGAATCTGCCGGCGAAGCCGGAGCCTGTCCGGGAGCCGGTGAAGGGCAGCATCGTCCTGGCTGCCGAGAAATCTGCTGTTATATACAGCAACATTACGCTGACCAACAATCTGACAGGTGAGCAAAAGGTGATAGAAGCACCAGTGGAGCTCAATGACACAGAAGGTACCGTCAGCAAGGAGGAAGGGCTGCGCTCGTTCACGCTGGGGGAAACCGGCTGGAGCGATTACACGCTCAGACTGACTGCCCGCAAAACAGGCGGCGTCCGCGCCTTCCTGATCTTCTACGGCATGCAGGACGCTAAGAACCGGCTGAACTGGGAGCTTGGCGGCTGGCAGAATCAGGACAGCACGCTGAGTGCGGTAACTGACGGACGGGGCTCCTGCCTGACCCAGAGCCTGTTCACGGTAGAGAAGGATACCGATTATGAGCTGGAGCTGCACGTCAGCGGCCGCCTGATTACAGCCTCGGTTGACGGTGCTGTGATCAACACGGCGGAGGACCGCCAGCCGGACATTCAGCCGCTGTATTATACGGCAAGCGTGGAGGATATCACCGGCGATGTGATCGTCAAGGCGGTAAACGTCCTGGAGAGGCCGCTTCCGGTTACGGTAGAGCTGCAGGAGCTGGCAGCCGCTTCATACCTGGCTGAGGTCCATGAGCTGTCCGGAGTCAGCCTCGATGCCGAGAACAGCTTTGAGGAGCCGCTGAAGGTCAGCCCGTCCAACACAACGATCAGTTTTGAAGGCAGCAGCTTTGCCTATGAATTCCCGGGACATTCCGTGACTGTATTCAGAATTCATTCTAATTAATCCACTATTCCCGCAAGGAGGGCTTATCTTGTCCGAATCCAAATTAACATACACCGGCTATCTTTTAGTTCATTTTATCGGGGAGCAGCCGGACGGTGAACAGGTCTACTTCTCATACAGCGAGAACGGCCTGCACTGGAAGGACTTGAACGGGGGCCTGCCGGTTCTGCGTTCAGAGCTCGGAGAAAAGGGAGCCAGAGATCCCTTTATCGTCCGCTCGCCTAAGGAAGGCAAGTTCTATCTGATTGCCACCGATCTCCGCATTGCCAGCGGCAAGGGCTGGGGTGCGGCTGTTGAGGAAGGGAGCCGCGATATTATCGTCTGGGAATCAGCCGATCTGGTGAACTGGTCTGAGCCTTGGCCGGTTACAGTCGGCGTGGAAGGCGCAGGCTGTGTCTGGGCCCCGGAAGCTATTTATGATGAGGCTGCAGATGAATTCCTGGTGTTCTGGGCTTCTGCCACACAAGAACCGCATGAGAACGCCCGTAAGCACAAAATCTACAGCGCGCGCACCAAAGATTTCCGGACCTTCAGTCCGGCAGAGAAATATATTGAGCGTGAGAACCATATTATTGATACCACGATTATTGAGGCAAACGGTAAGTATTACCGCTATTCCAAGGATGAGACTACAAAGAACATCCGGGTAGAGGAAGGCGCCTCGCTGGATAAGGATGCTTTCAGCTATGTTGACGCT
Proteins encoded:
- a CDS encoding AraC family transcriptional regulator; the encoded protein is MNNQQLTRMYMENLEVRVTAAGYNQVWSDWRELDYTPDYNKFYLICEGEGWLKIGDTEYTPQPGEWFLMPQGVKQSFSYTSGPRYTKYWCHFTARIGERNLFDLLQTPVMIGTGQDSGAAELFRELLKYHKDDSVTGPLLVKAAMLRLISYYLEQVAVTRSGLRPAAVSEPLQQVISHIQRYYHRNLTIEELAEQAHLQPNYFIRVFKRQFGTSPIQYINKKRLEEAKLLLVTTNLLLAEIGERVGIPDISYLSRTFKAATGFSPTAYRLTFNPEQRFVHAKKPQQ
- a CDS encoding sensor histidine kinase — encoded protein: MAYSENELRASLISAVPIILDRHYQSLAGKNTEFALFITMHKEMLDSSFRDILVLMIEAFFMEAEDYVRYLDVQQREGAQQGVFMAELLGKHYDLMLEMSKDLNLTAQNVMFRIIEDQVDDSAGRLLFNERLVECNWARFTGFAQGYLSNKNQEIDSLHEQKIAVMGQMAAGMAHEIRNPLASIKGFAQLVNNRLNEPVIKAAELRTYLDITIKEIDNLNKLVTDFLVLSRKGDIVTNDGEIFNVIEVVHRVINIVNQLILSDNIVLNVNYSTEQLLTLGSASQLEQVFLNILKNSIDSFTIYSGRIDVTITVQAETSQIVLIFADNGVGIPEDKLNRIFDPFFTTKQKGTGIGLSICKQLIETYGGQIQVDSKVHVGTSVKVSLPLVNDPVYMDEAVL
- a CDS encoding alpha-L-arabinofuranosidase C-terminal domain-containing protein codes for the protein MNNQTKLKVYTQKTGAALGDMFGIFFEDLNHAADGGLYAELVQNRSFEFDPIDHPSYHALTAWDKVERGGGRAELTVESESPFHSKNPHYAVIQIIEPGDGVGLSNAGFNTGIPVKKGGNYLFSVYARRTDSFNVPVRVLIEDRNGEVCASAELAVDSADWRKYEAVLTAGCTDNACRLVILTGGQGRLELDLVSLFPEKTYLGRRNGLREDIAVLLADMKPKFMRFPGGCLVHDGSLNPDDRNSMYRWKNTIGELAERPARRNNWQYNQTLGLGYYEYFQFCEDIGAKAIPVLPGGYDPHHKRIVPLDELGPWIQDALDLIEFAIGDASTEWGAIRSSLGHPEPFGLEYIAIGNEEVGEPFFERYPYFHKAIKQQYPDIKVINSSGPFAAGGEYERGWASAREHGSDLVDEHYYQSPEWFLANMDRYDSFKADEPKVFLGEYASWGNTYYNALVEAAFMTRLERNAHAIGLACYAPMLCNVDYVNWKPDMIWFNNHEAFGTPNYYVQKLFMNHHGDRLLEIDAENLPAKPEPVREPVKGSIVLAAEKSAVIYSNITLTNNLTGEQKVIEAPVELNDTEGTVSKEEGLRSFTLGETGWSDYTLRLTARKTGGVRAFLIFYGMQDAKNRLNWELGGWQNQDSTLSAVTDGRGSCLTQSLFTVEKDTDYELELHVSGRLITASVDGAVINTAEDRQPDIQPLYYTASVEDITGDVIVKAVNVLERPLPVTVELQELAAASYLAEVHELSGVSLDAENSFEEPLKVSPSNTTISFEGSSFAYEFPGHSVTVFRIHSN